From the genome of Uranotaenia lowii strain MFRU-FL chromosome 1, ASM2978415v1, whole genome shotgun sequence, one region includes:
- the LOC129758970 gene encoding uncharacterized protein LOC129758970, translating into MTLAISSIPADGIAARKMTPILYIPILGIFMILNNCDCLSLARPVNESFNDDWSIITPNIPDDPIMSITCCVESVNGTDDAFLKPFPHNETFYPYPHVNPEMVPYPDFVNFTWPEYHVDDTNRSEVDRQLYPFDDYFPLGPILGLGLPPINRPTTWNFNNESLEPELITWAADDGHPEPIHDFLPVFKGESKNDTKFTAKPIMSIRPVLVAHPNRRGVLESNDDLKNEMKITLASGPRLAVAASAGAEPVAKNVVAKANSSTAAPGATTKKSKKKRRKTTAAPTTTTTTKRTAGAKRANMRKKTTTAPTASTTPKTNATTGTRKKMKRKVTTKAGKAIAAATTTRTTTTKRSN; encoded by the exons ATGACATTGGCGATTAGTAGCATTCCAGCCGATGGAATTGCCGCCCGAAAGATGACCCCGATATTGTATATTCCCATTTTGGGGATTTTTATG ATTCTCAACAATTGTGATTGTTTGAGTTTGGCTCGTCCAGTGAATGAATCTTTTAACGATGATTGGTCGATAATAACGCCGAATATTCCAGATGACCCGATAATGTCGATCACTTGCTGCGTTGAATCAGTTAATGGAACTGATGATGCCTTTCTGAAGCCGTTCCCTCACAATGAAACATTCTATCCATATCCTCATGTAAATCCAGAAATGGTGCCTTACCCAGATTTTGTAAACTTCACATGGCCAGAATATCATGTGGATGATACGAATAGATCTGAAGTAGATCGACAGTTGTATCCGTTTGATGATTACTTCCCATTGGGTCCAATACTGGGGCTGGGACTGCCCCCAATCAATCGCCCTACTACTTGGAATTTCAATAATGAATCCCTGGAGCCAGAACTTATAACTTGGGCTGCCGATGATGGACACCCGGAACCGATTCACGATTTTCTTCCGGTGTTTAAAGGAGAATCGAAAAATGATACCAAGTTCACTGCAAAACCTATAATGAGCATTAGACCAGTTCTTGTGGCACATCCCAATAGGCGAGGGGTCCTCGAATCAAACGATGATCTCAAAAACGAAATGAAGATTACCTTAGCCAGTGGTCCCAGATTGGCTGTCGCTGCATCTGCTGGTGCCGAACCAGTGGCGAAAAACGTGGTTGCCAAAGCAAACAGTAGTACTGCTGCTCCTGGTGCAACAACCAAAAAGTCGAAAAAGAAGCGCAGGAAGACTACGGCGGCACCGACGACAACTACAACGACGAAGCGAACAGCGGGAGCAAAGAGGGCGAATATGCGTAAGAAAACGACCACAGCACCGACTGCCAGTACGACACCGAAGACAAACGCCACGACCGGAACACGTAAGAAGATGAAGCGGAAGGTTACCACTAAAGCAGGCAAGGCAATAGCAGCGGCGACAACGACGAGGACGACCACCACCAAGCGTTCAAACTGA